One stretch of Williamwhitmania taraxaci DNA includes these proteins:
- a CDS encoding mechanosensitive ion channel family protein — MRNLLFITSNYALMEKLEKWITTFAISSSIIILLKILIALAAIGLIAFIADFLVKKIILSTLIRFAKKSKTEWDDFLIERRVFHKFAHMAPAIVVYFLIPIALEDIAPVYIKVIQTLTTCYMIMVGLFTLDAFLDAAHDVYQTMPVSKERAIKGYLQIAKILSYFFGGIVIIALLIGKDPGGIVVGLGASAAILMFIFKDTILGFVASIQLSANDMLKIGDWIEMPSRKADGNVMEINLTTVKVQNWDRTITTIPTYALVSESFTNWRGMEQSDGRRFKRSVLINVTSVKFCSPELLIKLKRIQILRTYIEDMETELRKYNESNNIDKSVDVNGRQLTNLGVFRKYLELYLQSNPNINTDATLMVRLLEPSEKGIAMEIYGFSKEKRWIFYEANLSDIFDHMLAVIPEFELKVFQNPSGDDFKSLLNK; from the coding sequence ATGAGAAACCTACTTTTTATTACAAGTAATTATGCCTTAATGGAGAAGTTGGAAAAGTGGATTACCACCTTTGCCATCAGCAGTTCGATTATCATTCTCCTGAAGATACTAATTGCCCTAGCCGCAATAGGCCTTATTGCTTTCATTGCCGATTTCCTTGTTAAAAAGATCATATTAAGTACCTTAATTCGGTTTGCAAAAAAAAGCAAAACAGAGTGGGACGACTTCCTTATTGAACGAAGGGTTTTCCATAAATTCGCTCACATGGCTCCAGCCATAGTGGTATATTTTCTCATCCCTATTGCCCTAGAGGATATTGCTCCCGTATACATCAAGGTAATCCAGACCTTAACAACTTGTTACATGATCATGGTTGGGCTGTTTACCCTCGATGCCTTCTTGGATGCCGCCCATGATGTATATCAAACCATGCCAGTATCCAAGGAAAGAGCCATAAAGGGTTACCTCCAGATTGCCAAAATACTCAGTTATTTCTTTGGCGGCATCGTGATTATTGCCTTACTAATAGGTAAAGATCCCGGTGGCATAGTAGTCGGGTTGGGCGCATCGGCAGCTATCCTAATGTTTATCTTCAAGGATACCATTCTCGGATTCGTAGCCTCCATCCAACTATCGGCCAACGATATGCTAAAGATTGGTGATTGGATTGAAATGCCCTCCCGCAAAGCCGATGGAAATGTGATGGAGATAAACCTTACCACCGTTAAGGTTCAAAACTGGGACAGAACCATTACCACTATTCCAACCTACGCGCTGGTGAGCGAATCGTTTACCAACTGGCGCGGCATGGAACAATCCGATGGCCGCAGATTTAAGCGTTCGGTACTGATTAACGTTACAAGTGTAAAATTCTGCTCACCCGAATTGCTCATAAAGCTAAAGCGCATCCAAATCCTTCGCACATATATTGAGGATATGGAGACCGAACTCAGAAAATACAACGAGAGCAATAACATCGACAAGTCTGTAGATGTAAATGGGAGACAACTTACCAACCTTGGTGTTTTTCGCAAATACCTGGAATTATATTTGCAATCGAACCCGAACATAAATACCGATGCCACGCTTATGGTGCGCTTGCTCGAGCCTTCCGAAAAAGGTATCGCCATGGAAATTTACGGTTTCTCAAAAGAGAAAAGATGGATTTTCTACGAGGCTAATCTGAGCGATATATTCGACCATATGCTTGCCGTAATTCCTGAATTTGAGCTTAAGGTGTTCCAAAACCCATCGGGTGACGATTTTAAAAGTTTGCTGAATAAGTAG
- a CDS encoding SpoIIE family protein phosphatase yields the protein MKSSNFHIEVECFQLNKEGNQLCGDVFLSRKIKNEDRIVIAFSDGLGSGVKANVLATLTTSMAVNFTTCNVPVEKAAVTIMDTLPVDSKRMISYATFTIADIDSDGETKIVEFDNPRYLLIRNGASMSIQREEIIIKERSEKHRRMFQSVIRMEKEDRLVMFSDGVTQAGIGTNEMPFGWEDDGVEEFVLKCIAENETISAYDLARKVVQKANANDVYCPKDDISCAVSYFREPRRLMVCSGPPFREDKDGYLAHLVDSYPGKKIVCGGTTSQIISRELNRPIDVGMMPDKSGLPPASRMEGIDLITEGILTIGKVAEILEELTSSGVTGEGPAVDITKMLLKSDLIDFMIGTKINNAHQDPNLPVELEIRRNVIKRIVRVLEEKFLKEVNLQFI from the coding sequence ATGAAGAGCAGTAACTTCCATATAGAAGTTGAGTGCTTCCAGCTAAATAAGGAGGGTAACCAGCTATGCGGTGACGTGTTCCTATCCAGGAAAATTAAAAACGAAGATCGCATTGTAATTGCATTCTCCGATGGGCTGGGTAGTGGCGTAAAAGCAAATGTACTGGCAACGCTCACCACCTCCATGGCGGTGAACTTTACTACCTGTAATGTACCGGTGGAGAAAGCCGCAGTTACCATTATGGATACGCTGCCAGTAGATAGCAAGCGCATGATTAGCTATGCCACCTTTACCATTGCCGATATTGACTCCGATGGTGAAACAAAAATCGTGGAGTTTGATAACCCCAGATACCTTCTCATTCGTAATGGTGCCTCAATGTCCATTCAACGGGAAGAGATCATCATAAAAGAGCGCAGCGAAAAGCACCGACGCATGTTCCAATCGGTAATTCGAATGGAAAAGGAAGATCGACTGGTAATGTTTTCCGATGGTGTGACCCAAGCAGGAATAGGCACCAACGAAATGCCGTTTGGTTGGGAAGACGATGGTGTGGAGGAATTTGTGCTGAAATGTATTGCCGAAAATGAAACCATTTCTGCCTATGATCTTGCTCGCAAGGTGGTGCAAAAGGCAAATGCTAACGACGTATATTGTCCCAAAGACGATATTAGCTGTGCGGTAAGTTACTTTCGCGAACCCCGCCGCTTAATGGTTTGCTCTGGGCCACCTTTTCGCGAAGATAAGGATGGATACCTTGCCCACTTGGTTGACTCCTATCCCGGAAAAAAGATTGTTTGCGGAGGAACTACTTCTCAAATCATCTCCCGAGAGCTTAATCGTCCCATCGATGTTGGAATGATGCCCGATAAATCGGGGCTTCCACCTGCCTCACGCATGGAGGGTATCGATCTTATAACCGAGGGAATACTCACTATTGGAAAGGTGGCTGAAATACTCGAAGAACTAACATCTTCAGGCGTTACAGGCGAAGGACCTGCTGTAGATATTACAAAAATGCTACTCAAAAGCGACCTTATCGACTTTATGATTGGCACCAAGATTAACAATGCCCATCAAGATCCAAACCTTCCCGTTGAGTTGGAAATACGGCGAAACGTAATAAAACGAATTGTGCGAGTGTTGGAGGAAAAGTTTTTAAAAGAAGTAAACCTTCAGTTTATATAG
- a CDS encoding M64 family metallopeptidase, whose protein sequence is MRWIILSFAALCSGACYGQSVSFADYFETTTALRIDFSLAGNAQTQTAYFDAAYSEVVWGGNPSNTVESYSYGEYSFKVFDKETNTLIFSKGFSSLFQEWRTTEEAKLVARAFTQSVRIPRPIKPFKIEISERRKVDGLFYAMFSMDLDPKSIFINGEKRQKYPVAELQKMGDPDKKVDLVIIAEGYQSGEMDTFVADANRLIDYMFQYEPYKTNRGNFNIWLVKSNSQDSGPDNPGKNQWKSTVAGSTFYTFNEERYLTTFDYKSIADLITGVPCDAVYVLVNSEKYGGGGIFGYYALSSSRHASSPQVFIHEFGHSFAGLGDEYFDSSTPYGDFYNLKVEPWEPNITTMVNFASKWKDMVAVTTPIPTPAMDANADIIGLFEGGGYMTKGIFRPMQKCRMRTNVAKGFCPVCQKSIEKVIQFYCK, encoded by the coding sequence ATGAGGTGGATTATACTTTCTTTCGCGGCACTTTGTAGCGGGGCTTGCTATGGACAATCCGTTAGTTTTGCCGATTATTTTGAGACGACAACTGCCCTGCGGATCGACTTTTCCCTTGCAGGAAATGCCCAAACCCAAACGGCATACTTCGATGCGGCATATAGCGAAGTTGTGTGGGGTGGCAATCCTTCAAATACGGTAGAATCCTATTCCTACGGGGAATACTCCTTTAAAGTATTCGATAAAGAGACCAATACGCTCATTTTTTCGAAGGGATTCTCCTCGCTTTTTCAGGAGTGGAGAACAACCGAGGAGGCAAAGTTGGTTGCTCGGGCATTTACACAGAGTGTCAGGATACCTCGACCTATCAAACCTTTTAAAATTGAGATTAGCGAACGACGAAAAGTAGATGGACTTTTTTATGCCATGTTCTCAATGGATCTCGATCCCAAATCGATTTTCATTAATGGCGAAAAACGGCAGAAGTATCCGGTGGCAGAGTTGCAAAAGATGGGCGATCCTGACAAGAAAGTCGATTTGGTAATTATTGCAGAGGGTTATCAAAGCGGAGAGATGGATACCTTTGTTGCCGATGCCAATAGGTTGATAGATTATATGTTTCAATATGAGCCATATAAAACCAATAGAGGCAATTTTAATATTTGGCTAGTGAAGTCCAATTCGCAAGATTCTGGGCCGGATAATCCTGGAAAGAATCAATGGAAGAGCACTGTTGCCGGTTCCACCTTTTATACTTTTAATGAGGAGCGGTATCTCACTACTTTCGACTATAAATCCATTGCCGACCTTATTACCGGAGTTCCTTGCGATGCCGTTTATGTCCTTGTTAACTCCGAAAAGTATGGTGGAGGAGGTATTTTCGGCTATTACGCGTTAAGTTCTTCTCGGCATGCTTCTTCTCCTCAGGTCTTTATTCACGAATTTGGGCATAGTTTTGCTGGACTTGGCGATGAATATTTCGATTCCTCGACACCTTATGGCGATTTCTATAACTTGAAGGTGGAGCCGTGGGAACCCAACATTACTACCATGGTGAACTTTGCGAGCAAGTGGAAGGATATGGTAGCAGTGACAACTCCAATTCCCACTCCGGCAATGGATGCAAATGCCGATATCATTGGCCTTTTTGAAGGGGGAGGCTACATGACTAAGGGAATTTTTCGACCCATGCAGAAATGCCGCATGCGAACCAATGTGGCCAAAGGGTTTTGTCCGGTTTGCCAAAAGTCCATTGAAAAAGTAATACAGTTTTACTGCAAATAG
- a CDS encoding NADH-quinone oxidoreductase subunit NuoE family protein: protein MEKKVTVKVCTGTLCYLMGGADLQLLPERIPAEIMAQVDFKGSTCSGYCNDPANGRAPFADVNGKCISEATIQKVLIAIKDELGGAYHGS from the coding sequence ATGGAAAAGAAAGTAACCGTTAAAGTATGCACAGGAACCCTCTGCTACCTCATGGGCGGAGCCGACCTACAGCTACTCCCTGAGAGAATTCCGGCCGAAATCATGGCTCAAGTCGACTTTAAAGGATCTACCTGTAGCGGGTATTGCAACGATCCAGCCAACGGAAGAGCTCCCTTTGCCGATGTTAATGGAAAGTGTATCTCGGAAGCCACCATACAAAAAGTATTGATTGCAATTAAGGACGAGTTGGGAGGTGCGTATCATGGCAGTTAA
- a CDS encoding monomeric [FeFe] hydrogenase → MAVNNNATILRRELLTRIAQLLSENQLVEKIDRIPLEMRPRKSGYSRCCVHKDRAVLKYKTMAILGFNIQDETDELTPLSHYAQLAIDRTEQTDVMLTVVDEACSSCVKVNYVVTNMCRGCVARPCEVNCPKDAISFDSNNQANIEHNKCVNCGICQKVCPFHAIIYTPVPCEESCPVGAITKNEAGIEVIDNEKCIQCGKCVVACPFGAVMEKSHLVEIATKKRNGKELVALVAPAIIAQFKADYGKILGGVKQVGFDHIYEVAWGAEETTIREAAELQEKLAEGQSFMTTSCCPSYVNLVNRHIEELKPFVSHTPSPMAITAEMARKQHPDAVIVFIGPCTAKRFEAFHNPNIDCVLSFEEFGAMLVANGIDIDRCEPIEPNKKINALANSFAASGGVAACVKAKLPEGFPLQGLVINGIDQANIRILKSLTKNPQGNLVEVMSCEGGCINGCNVIANPKVGLRQINDYVLKNTKVEETKR, encoded by the coding sequence ATGGCAGTTAACAATAACGCAACCATTTTACGTCGCGAACTACTGACGCGTATAGCACAGCTATTGAGCGAGAATCAGCTCGTTGAAAAGATCGATCGAATTCCTCTTGAAATGCGGCCACGGAAAAGTGGCTATAGCCGATGCTGTGTGCATAAGGACAGAGCGGTGCTTAAGTACAAGACTATGGCTATTCTAGGTTTCAATATACAAGACGAAACCGATGAATTAACTCCGCTTAGCCACTACGCTCAGCTGGCAATCGACCGTACCGAGCAAACCGATGTTATGCTCACCGTGGTAGATGAAGCATGCAGCTCGTGCGTAAAGGTAAACTATGTGGTTACGAATATGTGTCGTGGCTGCGTGGCCCGCCCATGCGAGGTGAATTGCCCAAAAGATGCCATATCATTTGATAGCAATAACCAAGCAAATATTGAACACAATAAGTGCGTGAATTGCGGCATATGCCAAAAGGTATGTCCTTTTCATGCAATTATATATACCCCTGTACCCTGCGAAGAGTCGTGCCCAGTAGGAGCCATCACCAAGAATGAGGCAGGCATTGAAGTTATCGACAACGAAAAGTGTATCCAGTGCGGTAAATGCGTGGTAGCCTGTCCATTTGGTGCGGTTATGGAAAAGTCGCATTTAGTAGAGATTGCCACAAAGAAGCGTAACGGAAAAGAGTTGGTTGCCTTAGTTGCCCCCGCCATAATCGCTCAATTCAAGGCCGATTATGGTAAGATTTTGGGTGGTGTTAAGCAAGTTGGCTTTGACCATATATACGAGGTTGCTTGGGGCGCCGAAGAAACCACTATAAGGGAGGCAGCCGAACTTCAGGAAAAGCTTGCAGAAGGACAATCCTTTATGACTACCTCCTGTTGTCCTTCCTATGTAAATTTGGTGAACAGACATATCGAAGAGCTCAAACCATTCGTTTCGCATACCCCAAGTCCAATGGCAATTACGGCCGAGATGGCCCGAAAACAACACCCTGACGCCGTAATTGTATTTATTGGACCATGCACCGCTAAACGCTTTGAAGCTTTTCACAATCCAAATATAGACTGTGTGCTTAGCTTTGAGGAGTTCGGAGCGATGCTCGTGGCCAACGGAATTGATATAGATAGGTGCGAACCAATCGAACCCAATAAAAAAATAAATGCTTTGGCCAATAGTTTTGCCGCCAGCGGAGGTGTTGCTGCTTGTGTAAAAGCAAAACTTCCTGAAGGTTTTCCACTCCAAGGGCTTGTAATTAATGGTATCGACCAGGCCAATATCCGAATACTTAAATCACTGACAAAGAACCCACAGGGTAACTTGGTTGAAGTGATGTCGTGTGAGGGTGGATGCATCAATGGCTGCAACGTTATTGCCAACCCCAAAGTTGGCCTACGCCAGATAAATGACTATGTGCTTAAAAACACAAAAGTAGAGGAAACCAAACGGTAA
- a CDS encoding (2Fe-2S) ferredoxin domain-containing protein: MQQKNEIMICLGSSCYSRGNQETLAVIKSYIQQNNLKANLTFKGKLCLGLCNEGPIVVINGEILKEVSPDTIISILEKKLL; this comes from the coding sequence ATGCAACAGAAAAACGAAATTATGATCTGCCTCGGAAGTTCTTGCTATTCAAGAGGAAACCAGGAGACCTTAGCGGTTATAAAGTCATATATTCAGCAAAATAACTTAAAGGCGAATCTTACCTTTAAAGGGAAACTATGTCTCGGCCTATGCAACGAAGGCCCCATTGTGGTAATAAATGGTGAAATATTAAAGGAGGTTAGCCCCGATACCATAATTTCTATATTGGAAAAGAAACTGTTGTAG
- a CDS encoding [Fe-Fe] hydrogenase large subunit C-terminal domain-containing protein has protein sequence MNYSKPIYTEKNDCQDCYKCVRECPVKAIKIEDGSASIVEELCIFCGHCTEICPVGAKKVRNDLTLAKLILDEDSKVIASIAPSWVADFPGVSEQRMVNALKFIGFTAVSETSLGAEVVSKETGRLLNDAAWKHKVAISTACPSVVELIIKYYPQYVQYLTPVVSPLMVHGALLKRWYGPDAKVIFFGPCIAKKIESDKNQDIVEVALTFKDLAQWIEDEGINLYVELPNETEPGLFEPVHSGLGTLYPIDGGMISGIKEDATATDISFMTFSGSRGITDALKDIDIYNGNNTLFLELLSCNGGCISGPGTRSKESLAVKRYHVINRVPLASKTIKNPTISMEAGDISCKFIEIKPVPVRKFSSKEIAEALSAVGKLSSKDELNCSGCGYDSCKEFAIAMILGNAERSMCVSYMRKVAHDKATVLLQKIPSGVVIVDDKMRVIEANRNFATMLGAETEMIFDANPGLEGAVAEKLVPFHKMLAAALNTGEDQMERDVKVGSKKLKISVFNIQKHKIVSAVVRDLTIPEVRNDEIARRTKDVIKENMETVQKIAYLLGENASKTEAMLSSILETLSPDEEQ, from the coding sequence ATGAACTACTCCAAGCCAATATATACCGAGAAGAACGATTGCCAAGACTGCTACAAGTGCGTCCGCGAATGTCCGGTAAAGGCAATTAAGATTGAGGACGGCAGCGCATCCATCGTGGAGGAGCTATGTATCTTCTGTGGTCACTGCACCGAGATTTGCCCAGTGGGTGCAAAAAAAGTAAGAAACGACCTTACCTTGGCTAAGCTAATTCTTGATGAAGATTCCAAAGTAATTGCCTCCATCGCACCCTCTTGGGTTGCAGACTTTCCCGGAGTGTCGGAACAGAGAATGGTTAATGCCCTAAAATTTATTGGTTTTACCGCTGTTTCTGAAACATCGTTGGGTGCCGAGGTGGTATCAAAAGAGACAGGCAGACTGCTCAACGATGCGGCATGGAAACATAAGGTTGCCATCTCCACTGCTTGCCCTTCGGTTGTTGAGCTAATAATCAAATATTACCCCCAATACGTTCAATACCTAACTCCGGTGGTGTCCCCGCTGATGGTTCATGGTGCGCTTTTAAAGAGATGGTATGGTCCCGATGCGAAGGTTATCTTCTTTGGACCATGCATTGCCAAAAAGATTGAATCCGATAAAAACCAAGATATTGTGGAGGTTGCACTCACCTTTAAGGATTTAGCACAATGGATTGAAGATGAAGGCATAAACCTTTACGTTGAATTACCGAATGAAACTGAACCTGGATTGTTCGAGCCGGTTCATTCTGGATTAGGAACACTTTATCCCATCGATGGTGGTATGATATCCGGCATTAAGGAAGATGCTACCGCAACTGATATTTCCTTTATGACCTTTTCTGGCAGCAGAGGCATTACTGATGCTCTAAAGGATATCGATATCTACAATGGAAACAACACCCTATTTCTTGAGTTGCTCTCCTGTAATGGCGGTTGTATTTCGGGTCCAGGAACTCGCAGCAAAGAATCACTTGCGGTAAAACGCTATCACGTTATTAACCGAGTGCCTTTGGCATCAAAAACAATTAAAAACCCAACTATTAGCATGGAGGCAGGAGATATTTCGTGCAAATTCATAGAGATTAAACCTGTACCCGTCCGGAAATTTAGTTCCAAGGAGATTGCAGAAGCCTTAAGCGCTGTCGGAAAACTATCATCAAAGGATGAGCTCAACTGTAGTGGATGTGGTTACGATAGCTGCAAAGAGTTTGCCATTGCCATGATTCTCGGCAACGCCGAGCGAAGCATGTGCGTATCCTACATGCGCAAAGTGGCCCACGATAAAGCCACGGTATTACTCCAGAAAATTCCTTCTGGGGTAGTTATTGTTGATGACAAAATGCGGGTTATTGAAGCCAACCGTAACTTTGCAACAATGCTCGGAGCCGAAACTGAAATGATCTTCGATGCCAATCCAGGACTAGAGGGCGCGGTGGCCGAAAAGCTTGTTCCTTTCCATAAAATGCTGGCCGCTGCCTTGAATACGGGGGAAGACCAAATGGAGCGCGACGTGAAGGTGGGCTCAAAGAAGCTCAAAATCTCGGTATTTAATATCCAAAAGCATAAGATCGTAAGCGCAGTGGTACGCGACCTTACCATTCCCGAAGTGCGCAACGACGAAATTGCTCGCCGCACTAAGGATGTTATCAAGGAAAACATGGAGACCGTGCAGAAAATCGCATACCTACTAGGTGAAAATGCCTCCAAAACAGAGGCCATGCTCTCCTCCATTCTCGAAACGCTTTCGCCTGATGAAGAGCAGTAA